One genomic window of Micromonospora sp. WMMD1128 includes the following:
- the fdhD gene encoding formate dehydrogenase accessory sulfurtransferase FdhD, translated as MGRATDRRSVLRIDLGATGDRRPRVRRQDTLSVEEPLEIRVGPAGPGRRRPLAVTMRTPGDDLDLAIGFLLTEGLIRSAEDVHTAQLCAGAETPNTYNVVDVVLSPGVPEPATDPARNFYTTSSCGVCGKASIESVRTRSRFAVREDPLEVTAELLAELPDRLRSAQRAFDRTGGLHAAGLFDAGGELLVLREDVGRHNAVDKVVGWAARADRLPLAGHVLLVSGRASFELTQKAWMAGVPLLAAVSAPSTLAVELAEEAGMTLVGFLRAPTMNVYTGAQRVPA; from the coding sequence ATGGGACGGGCGACTGACCGGCGTAGCGTGCTGCGGATCGACCTCGGGGCCACGGGCGACCGCCGGCCCCGGGTCCGCCGGCAGGACACCCTGTCGGTGGAGGAGCCGCTGGAGATCCGGGTCGGGCCGGCCGGCCCCGGCCGCCGCCGACCGCTCGCCGTGACCATGCGCACCCCGGGCGACGACCTGGACCTGGCGATCGGTTTCCTGCTCACCGAAGGGCTGATCCGGTCCGCCGAGGACGTGCACACCGCGCAGCTCTGCGCCGGGGCGGAAACCCCCAACACCTACAACGTGGTCGACGTGGTGCTCTCCCCCGGCGTACCGGAGCCGGCCACCGATCCGGCGCGCAACTTCTACACCACCAGCTCGTGCGGGGTGTGCGGAAAGGCAAGCATCGAGTCGGTGCGCACCCGCTCACGGTTCGCCGTCCGGGAAGATCCCCTGGAGGTCACCGCCGAACTGCTGGCCGAACTGCCCGACCGCCTACGCTCCGCGCAGCGCGCCTTCGACCGCACCGGCGGCCTGCACGCGGCCGGGCTCTTCGACGCCGGCGGCGAACTGCTGGTGCTGCGCGAGGACGTGGGCCGGCACAACGCCGTGGACAAGGTGGTCGGGTGGGCGGCCCGAGCGGACCGGCTGCCGCTGGCCGGGCATGTGCTGCTGGTGTCCGGACGGGCCAGCTTCGAGCTCACCCAGAAGGCGTGGATGGCCGGTGTGCCGCTCCTCGCGGCGGTCTCCGCGCCCAGCACACTCGCCGTCGAACTGGCCGAGGAAGCCGGCATGACGCTTGTCGGCTTCCTGCGGGCTCCGACCATGAACGTCTACACCGGGGCCCAGCGCGTGCCAGCTTGA
- a CDS encoding NTP transferase domain-containing protein: protein MTGYAAVLLAGGAARRMGGTDKPARTVGGQPMLHRVLAAVADASERIVVGPPGSFGPPGKAGRVGESGGSGESGGSGESGGSGESGRTGNPGAWPAGVRVTREEPPGGGPVAATAAGLALLPSETTTVALLAADLPLLTSAAVAELRLALDGSTAGVACYVDDAGRRQQLCGVWRLAALRTALDRLAAERGGTVAGAPVRGLLAGVTVCEVTWSGTGPPPWFDCDTDEDVRRAEEWTR from the coding sequence ATGACCGGGTATGCGGCGGTGCTGCTCGCCGGTGGCGCGGCCCGGCGGATGGGCGGGACGGACAAGCCCGCCCGGACGGTCGGGGGCCAGCCGATGCTGCATCGGGTGCTGGCCGCGGTGGCCGACGCGAGTGAGCGGATCGTGGTCGGCCCGCCCGGAAGCTTCGGCCCGCCCGGCAAGGCCGGTCGGGTCGGCGAGTCCGGTGGGAGCGGCGAGTCCGGTGGGAGCGGCGAGTCCGGTGGGAGCGGCGAGTCCGGTCGGACCGGCAACCCCGGCGCGTGGCCTGCGGGAGTGCGGGTGACCCGGGAGGAACCACCAGGTGGAGGTCCGGTGGCCGCCACCGCGGCGGGGCTGGCCCTGTTGCCGTCCGAGACGACCACGGTTGCCCTGCTCGCCGCCGACCTGCCGCTGCTCACCTCCGCTGCGGTGGCCGAGCTGCGGCTGGCGCTCGACGGGTCGACGGCGGGGGTGGCCTGCTACGTGGACGACGCCGGTCGCCGGCAGCAGCTCTGCGGGGTGTGGCGGTTGGCGGCGCTGCGTACGGCCCTCGATCGGCTGGCGGCGGAGCGGGGCGGCACGGTCGCCGGTGCGCCGGTGCGCGGATTGCTTGCCGGTGTCACGGTCTGCGAGGTGACGTGGTCCGGCACCGGGCCGCCGCCCTGGTTCGACTGCGACACTGACGAGGACGTACGCCGGGCCGAGGAGTGGACGAGATGA
- a CDS encoding DUF6457 domain-containing protein: MTLLDDWVTAACAELELDPAEVPVSAVLDVARDVAHQVLRPGAPVSAYLLGVAVGRGADPTAAAARLSTLAGSWPVELDGTSGVK, from the coding sequence ATGACGCTGTTGGACGACTGGGTCACCGCTGCCTGTGCAGAGCTGGAGCTGGACCCGGCCGAGGTGCCGGTGTCGGCGGTGCTCGACGTGGCGCGGGACGTGGCGCACCAGGTGCTCCGGCCGGGCGCGCCGGTCAGCGCGTACCTCCTGGGGGTGGCCGTGGGGCGCGGCGCGGATCCGACCGCGGCGGCGGCCCGGCTCAGCACGCTGGCGGGCTCCTGGCCGGTGGAGTTGGACGGGACCAGCGGGGTGAAGTAG
- a CDS encoding Lrp/AsnC family transcriptional regulator: MQIDAVDQRIIALLVADARASYADIGNRVSLSAPAVKRRVDRLRATGVIRGFTAVVDPAAVGWTTEAFVELFCAGRTTPAQIGVAARRHPEVVGAYTVSGEADALVHLRAADISHLEDALERLRAESFVTSSRSTIVLSRLVESPGVGPSTG, translated from the coding sequence TTGCAGATAGACGCGGTAGACCAGCGAATCATTGCGCTACTCGTGGCGGACGCCCGCGCCTCGTACGCGGACATCGGCAACCGGGTGTCACTCTCCGCCCCGGCGGTCAAGCGACGCGTCGACCGGCTGCGGGCGACCGGGGTGATCCGTGGCTTCACCGCCGTGGTCGACCCGGCCGCCGTCGGGTGGACCACCGAGGCGTTCGTCGAGCTGTTCTGCGCCGGGCGGACCACGCCGGCGCAGATCGGCGTCGCGGCCCGCCGGCACCCCGAGGTCGTCGGCGCCTACACCGTCTCCGGCGAGGCGGACGCGCTCGTACACCTGCGCGCCGCCGACATCTCCCACCTGGAGGATGCGCTCGAGCGGCTGCGGGCCGAATCGTTCGTCACGTCGTCGCGCAGCACCATCGTGCTGTCCCGGCTGGTCGAATCCCCCGGCGTCGGACCGTCCACGGGCTGA
- the ddaH gene encoding dimethylargininase — MCSPDYFAVEYAINPWMDVTTPVDADLAVKQWDRLRETLLGLGHEVHLLTPGAGLPDMVFAANGAFVVDGTAYGARFKHEQRAAEAAAHREFYEGQGWRFLAPSETNEGEGDFAYLPDAHGGLILAGHGFRTELAAHAEAQEALGRPVVSLRLVDPRFYHLDVALASIDDGNIVYYPGAFSAASQRVLHQLFPDAVVADDEDALAFGLNLVSDGLNVVLNNEATRLAGALRAAGYQPVPVELAELKKGGGSVKCCIAELRP, encoded by the coding sequence ATGTGCTCGCCCGACTACTTCGCGGTCGAGTACGCGATCAACCCGTGGATGGACGTCACCACCCCGGTCGACGCGGACCTGGCGGTCAAGCAGTGGGACCGGCTCCGCGAGACGCTGCTCGGGCTCGGTCACGAGGTGCACCTGCTGACCCCCGGGGCGGGCCTGCCGGACATGGTCTTCGCGGCCAACGGCGCCTTCGTGGTCGACGGCACGGCCTACGGCGCCCGGTTCAAGCACGAGCAGCGGGCCGCCGAGGCCGCCGCGCACCGGGAGTTCTACGAGGGGCAGGGCTGGCGGTTCCTCGCGCCGAGCGAGACCAACGAGGGTGAGGGCGACTTCGCGTACCTGCCGGACGCGCACGGCGGGCTGATCCTCGCCGGCCACGGCTTCCGGACCGAGCTGGCGGCGCACGCCGAGGCGCAGGAGGCGCTCGGCCGGCCGGTGGTCTCACTGCGCCTGGTCGACCCGCGTTTCTACCACCTGGACGTGGCGCTCGCCTCGATCGACGACGGGAACATCGTCTACTACCCGGGCGCCTTCTCCGCGGCCAGCCAGCGCGTGCTGCACCAACTCTTCCCGGACGCGGTGGTGGCGGACGACGAGGACGCCCTGGCCTTCGGCCTGAACCTGGTCAGCGACGGGCTCAACGTGGTGCTGAACAACGAGGCCACCCGGCTGGCCGGCGCGTTGCGGGCGGCCGGCTACCAGCCGGTCCCGGTGGAGCTGGCCGAGCTGAAGAAGGGCGGCGGCAGCGTGAAGTGCTGCATCGCCGAGCTGCGGCCCTGA
- a CDS encoding ABC transporter substrate-binding protein codes for MAQMNRRRALQLLGALGVTGFAAGCGSGDDSPEQPAAGSPIKIGLIVPGSGPNKAIGDDITNGFQLFLSTHGQQLGGHPVTVVPAEEGDSAATGKAAVDRLLKEGVLALTGVVSPTVMTGIRDAVEGARVPLIGSNASPASLKGVLYIWRTSYVLDEPGVALGEYLRRILDPSSRIAIFGTQGASSRDVVDGLRRGYELGRRLTEEPIYTPDYANPGKGVYTGPIRKALGRNPDAVFCHYTGPQAVQFVKQLYDAGYRGPIYAPGFLTEGTVLDQLDDGEKGRDRRLIEAHGIETALNYSADLNNTANRVFASAYRKTFNTSPTTYAMASYDAAQVLDKAIRLVDGDPNPTQVNLALGKIGQIDSPRGSWQFNQPRTPQQKWYLRKVQLDGRMLSNVVINELATLG; via the coding sequence GTGGCACAGATGAACCGCAGGCGTGCTCTGCAACTGCTGGGCGCGCTCGGCGTCACCGGGTTCGCGGCCGGCTGCGGCTCCGGCGACGACTCCCCGGAGCAACCGGCGGCCGGCAGCCCGATCAAGATCGGGCTGATCGTGCCCGGCAGCGGCCCGAACAAGGCCATCGGCGACGACATCACCAACGGCTTCCAGCTCTTCCTCAGCACGCACGGGCAGCAGCTCGGCGGGCACCCGGTCACGGTGGTGCCGGCCGAGGAGGGCGACAGCGCCGCCACCGGCAAGGCCGCCGTCGACCGGCTCCTGAAGGAGGGTGTGCTCGCGCTCACCGGCGTGGTCAGCCCGACCGTCATGACCGGCATCCGGGATGCCGTGGAGGGGGCCCGGGTGCCGCTCATCGGCTCCAACGCCTCCCCCGCCTCGCTCAAGGGCGTCCTCTACATCTGGCGCACCTCGTACGTGCTGGACGAGCCGGGCGTGGCGCTCGGTGAATACCTGCGCCGGATCCTGGACCCGTCGAGCCGGATCGCCATCTTCGGCACCCAGGGCGCCAGCAGCCGGGACGTCGTCGACGGGCTGCGGCGCGGCTACGAACTCGGCCGCCGGCTCACCGAGGAACCGATCTACACCCCCGACTACGCCAACCCGGGCAAGGGGGTCTACACCGGGCCGATCCGCAAGGCGCTCGGCCGCAACCCGGACGCCGTCTTCTGTCACTACACCGGCCCGCAGGCCGTGCAGTTCGTCAAGCAGCTCTACGACGCCGGCTACCGGGGGCCGATCTACGCGCCCGGGTTCCTCACCGAGGGCACCGTCCTCGACCAGCTCGACGACGGCGAGAAGGGCCGGGACCGGCGGCTGATCGAGGCCCACGGCATCGAGACCGCGCTCAACTACTCGGCGGACCTGAACAACACCGCGAACCGGGTGTTCGCCTCCGCGTACCGCAAGACGTTCAACACCTCACCGACCACCTACGCGATGGCCTCGTACGACGCCGCGCAGGTGCTGGACAAGGCGATCCGGCTGGTCGACGGCGACCCGAACCCGACGCAGGTCAACCTGGCGCTCGGCAAGATCGGCCAGATCGACAGCCCGCGCGGTTCCTGGCAGTTCAACCAGCCGCGTACCCCGCAGCAGAAGTGGTATCTGCGCAAGGTGCAGCTCGACGGCCGGATGCTCTCCAACGTGGTGATCAACGAGCTGGCCACGCTCGGCTGA
- a CDS encoding alpha/beta hydrolase, whose protein sequence is MPSDPRDVLTRPAPPPDATVAYGDHPDQCADLRRPAGDGPARPLVVVVHGGFWRAEYDRAHTGPMATALAALGHPVAQLEYRRTGPPGGGWPNTLADVRAGVAALPGLAAAALPGRVAPVPPILVGHSAGGHLALYVAAHAPDTVGGVLALAPIADLAEAYRLDLDGGAVAALLGGGPADVPDRYAATDPSALVPIPARTVVMHGSLDQQVPVSTSRSWVAADQAAGGTAILVELAECEHFGLIAPDSVAWPRVVEALRSLHSDLPGIDATSTTR, encoded by the coding sequence ATGCCCAGCGACCCGCGTGACGTGCTGACCCGGCCGGCTCCGCCGCCGGACGCCACCGTCGCCTACGGCGACCACCCGGACCAGTGCGCCGACCTGCGCCGCCCGGCCGGTGACGGTCCGGCCCGACCGCTCGTGGTCGTGGTGCACGGCGGCTTCTGGCGGGCGGAGTACGACCGCGCCCACACCGGCCCGATGGCCACGGCGCTGGCCGCGCTCGGCCATCCGGTGGCGCAGCTCGAATACCGCCGGACCGGCCCGCCCGGCGGCGGCTGGCCGAACACGCTCGCCGACGTACGCGCCGGGGTCGCCGCGCTGCCGGGGCTGGCCGCCGCCGCGCTGCCCGGCCGGGTGGCGCCCGTCCCACCGATCCTGGTCGGTCACTCGGCCGGCGGTCACCTGGCGCTGTACGTGGCCGCGCACGCCCCGGACACGGTCGGCGGCGTGCTCGCGCTGGCCCCGATCGCGGACCTCGCCGAGGCGTACCGGCTGGACCTGGACGGCGGGGCGGTGGCCGCGCTGCTCGGCGGCGGCCCGGCGGACGTCCCGGACCGGTACGCGGCCACGGATCCATCGGCGCTGGTACCGATCCCGGCACGGACGGTAGTGATGCACGGGTCGCTCGACCAGCAGGTTCCGGTGTCGACGAGCCGCTCCTGGGTGGCCGCCGACCAGGCCGCCGGCGGCACCGCCATACTGGTTGAGCTGGCGGAATGCGAGCACTTCGGGCTGATCGCGCCGGACTCGGTCGCGTGGCCCCGGGTGGTCGAGGCGTTGCGGTCCCTTCACAGTGATCTTCCGGGCATTGACGCAACGTCGACGACCAGGTAG
- a CDS encoding bacterial proteasome activator family protein, protein MTEAHPGGHDEQGNDGIPGTVVVVGPDGRPVGTVQTDEGKGEDPTRLVEQPAKVMRIGSMIKQLLEEVKAAPLDDASRHRMREIHERSIVELKEGLAPELREELERISLPFTEQQAPSEGELRIAHAQLVGWLEGLFHGIQAALVAQQMAARVQLEQMRSGRQALPSGPGGVVPGMPGMPGMPGAEGHAPGQYL, encoded by the coding sequence ATGACCGAAGCGCACCCCGGCGGACACGACGAACAGGGCAACGATGGCATCCCCGGCACCGTGGTGGTGGTCGGGCCGGACGGCCGACCGGTCGGCACCGTGCAGACCGACGAGGGCAAGGGTGAGGATCCGACCCGTCTGGTCGAGCAGCCGGCCAAGGTGATGCGGATCGGCAGCATGATCAAGCAACTGTTGGAGGAGGTGAAGGCCGCCCCGCTCGACGACGCCAGCCGGCACCGGATGCGCGAGATCCACGAACGCTCGATCGTCGAGCTGAAGGAGGGGCTCGCCCCGGAGCTGCGCGAGGAGTTGGAGCGGATCTCGCTGCCGTTCACCGAGCAGCAGGCGCCGAGCGAGGGTGAGCTGCGCATCGCCCACGCCCAGCTGGTCGGCTGGTTGGAAGGGCTGTTCCACGGCATCCAGGCCGCGCTCGTCGCCCAGCAGATGGCCGCCCGAGTCCAACTGGAGCAGATGCGCTCCGGCCGCCAGGCGCTGCCCAGCGGCCCCGGCGGGGTGGTCCCGGGCATGCCCGGCATGCCGGGCATGCCCGGCGCCGAGGGCCACGCTCCCGGCCAGTACCTGTGA
- a CDS encoding HAD family hydrolase, which produces MGEPPRLVATDIDGTLLRDDRTLSPRTAAVLTRIAAAGTPVVLVTGRPIRWLQLVYDQLPEPLPAICANGAVVYDPVTDEVLRADPLAPELLAEVARRLRAEVPGVSFAVEIVDSRQMRHEAHYPLRWDADADAIRAVESPEELLAAPAVKLLARAGEQDPDVFVRVVAGALEGLAEATHSSYSGLIEISAAGVTKAAGLAWYAARLGVGERDVLAFGDMPNDVPMLTWAGRAVAVANAHPAVREIADEVTGANTSDGVAAYLEKVFGVD; this is translated from the coding sequence ATGGGAGAGCCACCTCGACTCGTCGCCACCGACATCGACGGCACGCTGCTGCGGGACGACCGGACGCTCAGCCCGCGTACCGCGGCGGTGCTGACCCGGATCGCCGCCGCCGGCACGCCCGTCGTGCTTGTCACCGGCCGTCCGATCCGCTGGCTCCAACTCGTGTACGACCAGCTCCCCGAGCCGCTGCCGGCGATCTGCGCCAACGGCGCGGTGGTGTACGACCCGGTCACCGACGAGGTGCTGCGCGCCGACCCGCTCGCCCCGGAGCTGCTGGCCGAGGTGGCCCGGCGGCTGCGGGCCGAGGTGCCCGGGGTGAGCTTCGCGGTGGAGATCGTGGACAGCCGGCAGATGCGGCACGAGGCGCACTACCCGCTGCGCTGGGACGCCGACGCGGACGCCATCCGGGCCGTCGAGTCGCCGGAGGAGCTGCTCGCCGCGCCCGCGGTGAAGCTGCTGGCCCGGGCCGGGGAGCAGGATCCGGACGTGTTCGTCCGGGTGGTGGCCGGCGCGCTGGAAGGGCTGGCCGAGGCCACCCATTCGTCCTACAGCGGCCTGATCGAGATCTCCGCCGCCGGTGTGACGAAGGCGGCTGGCCTCGCCTGGTACGCCGCCCGGCTGGGCGTCGGCGAACGGGACGTGCTGGCCTTCGGCGACATGCCGAACGACGTGCCGATGCTGACCTGGGCCGGTCGGGCGGTGGCGGTCGCCAACGCCCATCCGGCGGTACGGGAGATCGCGGACGAGGTGACCGGGGCGAACACCTCCGACGGCGTCGCCGCGTACCTGGAGAAGGTTTTCGGGGTGGACTGA
- a CDS encoding HAD family hydrolase: MTRPGLPKLIATDLDGTLVRSDDTVSAYTHGVLDRVRAAGIPVVGATGRGPRLAELSRNDIRAADFLVMAGGGWVVDQSDPAGPLVLRDERLPGEVLTRLLADLEAAVGPLTVMVEASGDHDAPLWGDYHPSWPYPDRFEARSRAECLACDVVKAFVRTEDHHVDELLAVARRIVSPETATLTQAGLGFVEICPPGVDKASGLSVVADRLGVDPADVLVFGDQPNDLPMFGWAGWARVAVANAHPELRAAADEITLRNDDDGVAVYLDRLLSR; this comes from the coding sequence ATGACCCGCCCGGGCCTGCCCAAGCTGATCGCCACCGACCTCGACGGCACGCTCGTCCGCAGCGACGACACTGTGTCCGCGTACACCCACGGGGTGCTGGACCGGGTGCGGGCCGCCGGGATCCCGGTGGTCGGCGCCACCGGGCGCGGACCGCGACTGGCCGAACTGAGCCGCAACGACATCCGCGCCGCCGACTTCCTCGTGATGGCCGGCGGCGGATGGGTGGTCGACCAGAGCGACCCGGCCGGCCCGTTGGTGCTGCGTGACGAGCGTCTCCCCGGCGAGGTGCTCACTCGTCTCCTCGCCGACCTGGAGGCCGCCGTCGGCCCGCTCACCGTGATGGTGGAGGCGTCCGGCGACCACGACGCGCCGCTCTGGGGCGACTACCACCCGAGCTGGCCCTATCCGGACCGGTTCGAGGCACGCAGCCGGGCGGAATGTCTCGCCTGCGACGTGGTCAAGGCGTTCGTCCGGACCGAGGACCACCACGTCGACGAGTTGCTCGCGGTAGCCCGCCGGATCGTGTCGCCGGAGACGGCCACGCTCACCCAGGCCGGGCTCGGCTTCGTCGAGATCTGCCCGCCCGGCGTGGACAAGGCCAGCGGGCTGAGCGTCGTCGCCGACCGGCTCGGCGTCGACCCGGCGGACGTGCTGGTCTTCGGCGACCAACCCAACGACCTGCCGATGTTCGGCTGGGCCGGCTGGGCGCGGGTGGCGGTGGCGAACGCCCACCCCGAGCTGCGCGCCGCCGCGGACGAGATCACCCTGCGCAACGACGACGACGGCGTCGCGGTCTACCTGGACCGACTACTCTCCCGGTGA
- a CDS encoding OsmC family protein codes for MPIRTASARWQGNLAEGSGTVRTGKGGLSGNYSFKSRFEEGEGTNPEELIGAAHASCFSMALSKQLADSGATDTSVETTAKVHFDKTDAGMTVTRIDLETVGQAPGLDEAGFTKLAEAAKENCPISRLLSPGAQITLTARLA; via the coding sequence ATGCCTATCCGTACCGCATCCGCTCGTTGGCAGGGCAACCTCGCCGAGGGGTCGGGAACCGTCCGCACCGGCAAGGGCGGCCTGTCCGGCAACTACTCCTTCAAGTCGCGTTTCGAGGAGGGCGAGGGCACGAACCCCGAGGAGCTGATCGGCGCCGCGCACGCGAGCTGCTTCTCGATGGCCCTTTCCAAGCAGCTCGCCGACTCGGGCGCCACCGACACGTCGGTGGAGACCACCGCCAAGGTGCACTTCGACAAGACTGACGCGGGCATGACCGTGACCCGCATCGACCTGGAGACCGTCGGCCAGGCACCCGGGCTCGACGAGGCCGGGTTCACCAAGCTGGCCGAGGCCGCCAAGGAGAACTGCCCGATCTCCCGGCTGCTCTCCCCCGGCGCGCAGATCACGCTCACCGCCCGCCTGGCCTGA
- a CDS encoding metallopeptidase family protein: MEMSRDRFEELVGEALDEVPEELLGLMSNVVILVEDDPPPGENLLGLYEGHALTARGWDYSGVLPDRILIYRNPILAICDTDDDVVEEVAVTVVHEIAHHFGIDDERLHALGWG, encoded by the coding sequence GTGGAGATGAGCCGGGACCGGTTCGAGGAACTGGTCGGCGAGGCACTCGACGAGGTGCCCGAGGAGTTGCTCGGGCTGATGAGCAACGTGGTCATCCTGGTGGAGGACGACCCGCCGCCCGGCGAGAACCTGCTCGGGCTCTACGAGGGGCATGCGCTCACGGCGCGCGGCTGGGACTACTCCGGCGTCCTGCCGGACCGCATCCTGATCTACCGCAACCCGATCCTGGCGATCTGCGACACCGACGACGACGTCGTCGAGGAGGTCGCGGTGACCGTGGTGCACGAGATCGCCCATCACTTCGGCATCGACGACGAGCGCCTGCACGCCCTCGGTTGGGGCTGA
- a CDS encoding AIM24 family protein produces MRSALFSAENLEKESQQPGMRLQNSKMLKIELNGEAMARVGSMVAYQGQVQFQALGSGGIGKFIKQRLTGEGVPLMKLSGRGDVFLAELAKDVHIIDLEPGDALSINGSSVLAFDSTLQYDIKMVSGMGMASSSGLFNCVFSGHGRIAITTKGTPVVLNVDAPTYVDPQAAVCWSANLQTGYHRAEQLGLGTLLGRSTGEAFTMSFAGQGFVVVQPSEEPPVAGSGAQQQQQGGLLGGLLQ; encoded by the coding sequence ATGCGCAGCGCTCTCTTCTCCGCGGAGAACCTCGAGAAGGAGTCCCAGCAGCCGGGCATGCGGCTGCAGAACTCCAAAATGCTGAAGATCGAGCTGAACGGCGAGGCGATGGCCCGCGTCGGGTCGATGGTCGCCTACCAGGGCCAGGTGCAGTTCCAGGCGCTCGGCTCGGGCGGCATCGGCAAGTTCATCAAGCAGCGGCTCACCGGCGAGGGTGTGCCGCTGATGAAGCTTTCCGGGCGCGGCGACGTGTTCCTCGCCGAGCTGGCCAAGGACGTGCACATCATCGACCTGGAGCCCGGCGACGCCCTGTCGATCAACGGCTCCAGCGTGCTCGCCTTCGACTCGACCCTCCAGTACGACATCAAGATGGTGAGCGGCATGGGCATGGCGTCCTCGTCGGGCCTGTTCAACTGCGTCTTCAGCGGGCACGGCCGGATCGCCATCACCACCAAGGGCACCCCGGTGGTGCTGAACGTGGACGCGCCGACGTACGTCGACCCGCAGGCGGCGGTCTGCTGGTCGGCCAATCTCCAGACCGGCTACCACCGGGCCGAGCAGCTCGGCCTGGGCACGCTGCTCGGACGCAGCACCGGCGAGGCGTTCACGATGAGCTTCGCCGGCCAGGGCTTCGTCGTGGTGCAGCCCTCCGAGGAACCGCCGGTGGCCGGCAGCGGCGCCCAGCAGCAACAGCAGGGTGGCCTGCTCGGCGGCTTGCTGCAATGA
- the pheA gene encoding prephenate dehydratase: MPGTPPTRFVYLGPEGTFAEQALRSLPAAERGDRTPARSVGEALDAVRAGEADAAMVPLENSIGGAVGVTLDELAEGDPLMITREVILPVEFVLAGRPGVTPAAVRSVAAHPQASTQCRSWLRDHLPDATVVDVLSNGAAAAGAATGEYDAAICAPIGAARHRLTVFADKIADHPDAVTRFALVSRPGPPPPPTGDDLTSLAVYIAHDRVGALLSVLMELAVRGVNLTRIESRPTGEALGRYVFFLDCTGHVADVRLGEALRGLRRVCADVRFLGSYPRHRWSTAAGDVPTPAPAGLSDADYADAAAWLARLRAGELT; encoded by the coding sequence ATGCCGGGAACACCACCGACCCGCTTCGTCTACCTCGGACCCGAGGGCACCTTCGCCGAGCAGGCGCTGCGTAGCCTGCCCGCCGCCGAACGGGGGGACCGGACGCCCGCCCGCAGCGTCGGCGAGGCCCTCGACGCCGTCCGGGCCGGGGAGGCGGACGCCGCCATGGTGCCACTGGAGAACTCCATCGGCGGCGCGGTCGGGGTGACACTCGACGAACTGGCCGAGGGTGACCCGTTGATGATCACCCGGGAGGTGATCCTGCCGGTGGAGTTCGTGCTCGCCGGCCGCCCCGGCGTCACACCGGCCGCGGTACGCAGCGTGGCCGCCCACCCGCAGGCGTCCACCCAGTGCCGCAGTTGGCTGCGGGACCATCTGCCCGACGCCACCGTGGTCGACGTGCTCTCCAACGGGGCCGCCGCGGCCGGCGCGGCGACCGGCGAGTACGACGCCGCCATCTGCGCCCCGATCGGCGCCGCCCGGCACCGGCTGACCGTGTTCGCCGACAAGATCGCCGACCATCCGGACGCGGTGACCCGGTTCGCGCTGGTGTCCCGCCCGGGGCCGCCCCCGCCGCCGACCGGCGACGACCTCACCTCGCTTGCGGTCTACATCGCGCACGACCGGGTGGGCGCGCTGCTGTCCGTGCTCATGGAGCTGGCCGTACGCGGGGTGAACCTGACCCGGATCGAGTCCCGCCCCACCGGCGAGGCGCTCGGGCGTTACGTGTTCTTCCTGGACTGCACCGGGCACGTCGCCGACGTACGTCTCGGCGAGGCGTTGCGCGGGCTGCGCCGGGTCTGCGCCGACGTCCGCTTCCTCGGCTCGTACCCCCGGCACCGCTGGAGCACGGCGGCGGGTGACGTGCCGACGCCCGCGCCGGCCGGTCTCTCCGACGCCGACTACGCCGACGCGGCGGCCTGGCTGGCCCGGCTGCGCGCCGGCGAGCTGACCTGA